aaaatggattctcctttaaaggagaaaaccatgggaaactatggcttttcccttgcaagctggcagagctccagccatgACAGTCACATGGGGAAGAGCAAACATGATTTTTATATagggaaatcctgcctcagcAATCTGCTGGCATTCTTTGAGGGTGTCAACAAGCATGTGGGCCAGGGGGATCCAGCTGACATAATATATTTGAACTTTCAGAAAGCATTGACAAGGTCCCTTACcaagggcttaaaaaaaaaaacacgtgTTGCCACAGAATTGCAGGGAAGGTTCTTTGCCCAAGAttgcaaatgataccaaattattccagggaatcaagtcccaagctgatggagaggagctgcagacggatctcaccaagctaagtgaATGGGCAAAAAAATGACAGATGAACTCCAACGTTGACAGGTGTAAGGTAatgcacttggggaaaaataacctcagctGTATGTACATAGCGCTGGGCTCTGAACTAGCTGTCAAGGCTCAGGAAAGAGAGCTTGGAGTCACTATAGACGACAGTTCTTTAAAACATCAGCTCAGCGTGCAGCGGTGACCAAAAATGCCAATAAAATATTAGGCATCATTAAGAGtgaaattgaaaataaaacagaGGATATCATCCTGCCATCACACGAATGCATGGTGCACCCATATCTTGAATAGTGTACAACATCATCCTGCCATTACACAAATGCATGatgcacccacatcttgaataacGTACATAGTTTTGGTCTCCAAATCCCCAAAAGGCTGTAGTAGAATTAGAAGAGGTAGAGAGAAGGGCAACCATAATGATCAGGATCTTGGAGCATTTACCACACCAAGAGAGACTAAAAATCCCAGTGGGCACTGCAGGGCCTGGAGGTGCCAGGGCATTCCCTCCCAGAGTAGCTTGCTGCTAGAGCCggtggtgagtggggccatgggcCAGGAAAGACCCAAGTCTGGCCAGGACCTGCAGCAACAAGGAGCTGGATTCATGCCTGTGGCACAGGTATTCCCTCCCAGCAAGCTCCTCAGGGGCTACTTATTTCCAGTAACAGTGACTTGgctcaggctctgttcccccagagcagccccaggctgagccAAATGAACAGCTGTTGCACTTGCTGTTCACATCTGACCGGATGCTCACATGCAGCCTTGGGAATGCGGAGGAGATTAAAGTAACAGCAAAATTAGAAGGGGATGTCCAAGGGAGCTGGGGGTTGTTGCTATTGGACTGGTCACCTCAGGCTACAGCAATGTTACATTTGATGTCCATCCAAATGTAAAATGATTTACTTTAGAGGATCATAGAGacgtcaggctggaagggacctccatgggttatctagtccagccctctgcctgtggcaggatcagccctgtccaaactaTCACTGACACATGAACGATTGGTGTCTCCCAAGACTGGAGGGGCACCATGCCGGCGagtggtgagcggggactgcctgcagccaccagTATCGGTGTCagcagcagtgagcggggaccaTGTGCAACTGCCGACATCAGTGTCATGGTCAgtgagtggcaagtggggaccaccCGCACCCGCCACTGGTGGtattggcagcagtggggagtgggTTGGTGAGCGGCGAggggggaccacccacagatgccactggctgcattggtggtggggggggggtgaatggTGACCACACGtagaagccagtggcagcttcagtggtggccaatctcgggggggcatgtgcccccaccatgccctctctatgcattgcctatggccAGACACATCCATCATCCAACGTCTTAGCTTAACAACACACAACACAAGACACtgcacccaaacctgccactagtaaagcagggggaccacagcagccgatgtcctgctgctgtaaagctGTTACCTAAATCAGGTAGGTCTGtttagtttggaaaggagaaggctgaaggggaatatgatagaggtctataaaatcattaTGGGTGTCAACCCAGTGAACCGGGAGCTGTTGTTCTCCAAGTCCCAGAATATTAGGACTTGGGGGCACCCGCTGAAATGAGTAGGTGACAGGTTCAAAACTAAtgagaaaggacttttttatgCAACACACAGTTAACCTATGGAATTTGTTGCTACAGCAGGCGGTGGAGGCAGAGAGCAAAGCCAGGTTCAAAAGGGACTGGGTAAATTCATGGCTggtagatctattaatggctgttGAACAGACTGGtgggagatgtttcctctggcatctttaATCCAATAATGCTGGATGCCAGGGAGGACACTGAAAGGGGAGAGATGACTCTAGAGTTGTCCAGTTCtgtgctctccctctatagcatccatcTGCCACTGTCGGAGGAAGACTACTGGGCCAGATGGGCTGCTGGTCTGATGCAGCACAGCACTTCTTGTATTCTTACGCTCTCCCTTATGCTTGATTGCAGCGGGGTGCAGTGGCGGGCAGACATCTGGCGGGGACAGAGCCTCTGGAACGAGGCAGAACTGGGGAAAGAAGGGGAGGGGGTAGGCTGCAAAGCCTGTGGGCCTATCCTGCTTTCACAGCACCACGGACTCTCTCAGCCTGGGTTTCACGACCACGTCCCCTTTGATTTCATACTGCAGGTTCCGCCAGCCCAGGGCGCAGGGAGGCAGCCGCAGGGAAAGATAGGCAGCCCTCATCTGCGCTGGTGACAGCACATACTCCCACATGTATACGTCAGCCATCTCCCCTGTGAGTGAGTTGTATGGGTCGAAGCTGCCCCCGTAGCcatcctgcttctgccccagcaggATCATGGCCTCGGCGCTGATGAAGTAGCCTTTCTGCAGCCCCTTCCGGGGCAGGGGCTTCCCGTTAATCCAGAAGGTAGCAAGGCCCATAGCGGATTCCCAGCTGGCGCAGACATGGTCCCAGTCCATGCGATTCTCTGGGACGTGGTACATCACAAACTCCCCCCCCACGTACAGCCGGTACTCCCCGGACTTCAGCTTGAAGATGAGGATCTCACTGTCATGGGCCTTGCTAGCATAGGAGAAGAGGCCGTAGGGCCGGGTCTGGTCGCTGAACGACCGCAGGCAAACGGTGAAGTTCTGCAGTGGCTGCTCTGGCTTCGTCTGCACCCTGACATAGGCATTGCTCGGGTCATTGCGGAAGACAAACACCTTTTGGTACAGgtctgggggagaggagagatggCCAGTGGGttacccaggggcaggaagcactGGGGTCTCTCCCAGCTTTAAGGTTGTGCCCCACGTTCagatgaaagctggatagaaaccaactCTAGCATGGTTACGCATTAGCAAGCAATAGTCGGCTCATTTTGTAGTTGGATAAACCTTCTTATGGCAATGGCATCATGATTATTtggcatgtgtagctggtctaaatgtattgtATGACTACCCAGTTCGTTGCATAATGCATGTAACGAGTGGCAGGGGCCCTAGTGCATCTTGTCtgcccatccacagagccagctaCACAGCCCGATGCTGCCACCAGTGCACCTGCCTCTTGGCCCCAAGCCTTTCTGCGACTGCACTCCCACCACCTGTTCCCTGGCCAGGCCACACAGATACCCCTCTCCCTGGGGAGGGTCAGGATCTCCCTGTGCTCCGACCTGCTAGAAGTGCAAGAGGACCCCAGCTTCCCACCTGTGAGCTCTGGCTCTTTGAGAGGACAGGAGCCCTCATGCCCAGGTCCCTCTCACCCACATGGGATTTGGACCTGCATGGAGCTCTGACCCCCGACCCCCTGCAATAGCTAGGCCCTGCCCagagcccccaccagcccccttgGAGCTGCCCCACTGCACCTGTAATGGTCATTAGATAAACAgcactggggggcagagggcggCAGCACATGAGGAGCAGGGGTGCCAGCTAgaacaaggctgcctccctgtcAGGTCACAGTTCTGTCTCACTGAGCCACCACCCCGCTGCCTTGCTTGCCTTCTCCATGCCCCACCTGTttctgcctccaggctgcccagtaaGCGCCAAGGGaaggctgggcagcacccagcccataGCTTGGTGGGTAGGGCTCTGCTAGGATGCAGCTTCAAACTCTCTCTGGGTGAACGTGGGGTCCCATGCTTCCTGGGCATTTGCCTGTGCCACTAAGCTGGGGTGGGCGGCATCCCCCAAGAGCCTCCAACCCAAGCAAACTGTGCTCTGATGGCAGCTAGTGGTGGGCCTTCCCCAGCATGATGTGTGGGCCTGGCAGCTCTGCTTTCCCAGGCATCTGTGCTGCCTTTTGCATGTGAGCAGCCGGGGTGCACAGGGCgagcagagctgtgctgaggCCCACGCTGCTGAAGTACCAAACATGTCAGTGCCATGTAGGCACGTGAAAGGGAACAGGGTTTGCCCCTGCATCACACAGGAGCCCAGGGTGTCAGGTCAGTCTGGGCTGGTCAAGAGGGGGCTCCACTCCCACCCCAGGAGAAGGGCTCAGGTCTGGACACACGTCTCTGGACTGTCACAGACAGATGAAACTTTCTCCTGGCAAGGAAACTCTGAGAGGAGCCAAGTCAGAAATAGCGCAGGGTTTTGGTTTTGTATGCACAGGTGTGGGTACCAGGGCCCCTGGTGGAGTCTTGCACCATGCTGCTGTTGGGGGAGAAATGGCTGATGGAGCTGGGCATTTATTGGGCACAACACTCTTTATTCCTGAACAGCGTACACAGCATCCTGGGTCCCTGCCGCTGTAGGAATGAAGGGTCTCTGCACAGCATCTCCAGCTCCTTTTCTAACCAGAGCTCTGCTTCATAGCTCTCCGTGTCCTCCTACGGGGCCTTGTCTGGCACTTCTTGGCTACCCACAGCCCTTCCAGGAGTATTTAGCTGGGGTTTCTTGCTGCATCCAGACAAGACCCAGCTCCAAGTGAAAgccctcccattccccctccGGCTCTGCTCCTAGCTGCCTTGTGTGCCGTCTGTGCTGTGACGGGGCTCCCACACTTGCTGTCACCCTACTCCAGAAGGCTGCTTCTATTGATCCCGTAGGGaaagcagctgctctgcccaccagcttCAGCACGGTTGCATCCAACCCACAGCATACAGCGCATCTATAAATACGTTAAACTCAGCGCTGTACCTGGAGAGTTGGAATGGCAGCATCTAAGCTAAATGTTTTCCCCATAGTGAAGAGACATGAGGATGACTCATTTTGACACATTTTCTTCAAAAATGTCCTCAGATTCCACACTTCCCACAGCACATCACAGCCTCGCTCAGAGAGCCTGCACTTTCTTGCGGAGAACCAGCTCCCTCCACACTCCCTACCCCTAGTGCCACAGCCATTTGCAAATGGGCTCTCGCGCATGGATTTTGAGAGCACTTTGCAACATCAGCATTTACGTGTAGCTGGACTGAACCTGAGTGGTGGCAGGGCGGGAGCTGCTACAGCTggtcctgcctgcacctggagaTTAGAGTCCAAAAGCAGGTCCTGGCAGCTTCCTAAGACATGGTCTGAGTAGAAATGTGCACAGGAACGGCCTCTGAAAGGTGCTCTGAGCCCCTTCTCCTGGAGCCGGTCTGCTCAGCCCAGCTGCCCCCTAGGAGCAGTGCCCCAGCCGACCTGCCTCAGCCCAGTATGTGAGCGCAGGTCCCAGCCCGTGCCATGGGTGTCTGCTGGTGCTCACTGATTTTGTAACTGTCGCTTCCCTATTAACATGGAATCGGGCGCTGCATGTTAGACGAGGTCCCCACCGATCAGGTGAACTCAGTGCACATCAGGCCCATCGTTGGAGATGATGGCACGTGTGAAGAACGTCATGCAACAACAGCACTCTCTTGGTGGGCAATCCCTGGCCTGGGGCCCCTGGGGCTCTTGGCTGAGGGCCCCCAAGTTCGTGCTGCTGGGTCTGGATGGAGCACAGCACCAGGGGTGCCCACACTGCGCACCTTGGTGAGGACGTGCCTGAACCCCTCCATGACGTTGCGGTAAGGACCCTGGTCGCTGTTCCCCCTCCTCCAGAGCCGGgcgctgctcctgccacagcgGCTTTCTGGGGATCTGATGAACTGCTCTGACCAGAATCCCCTTGCTGTTCACAACTGTGTTTTAGCCTCTTCCCTCCTGGTCAGCTGGCTTGTGATGGCTGTGACTTGGAGACACCAGCCTCCCTGATGTGCTGAGGCTGGAGACAACCAggtgatcctgggctcctccacTGCCGCACAGGGCATCTTCCTGCAGGTTCTCTAGGGCAGTGGGGCCACCCTTTTTGCAGGCCTGCAACACATtaagccctgtgccctccccgAGTGCCACTATGATCCCCTTCCGCTGCTTCATCTGCTGGTCTCTTGTCTTTTCCTTTTCTactactgtgctgcctgcccccttctccatctgccacgtgccacacacacaggctacctgtgctacttgtggcacccatgctacaggttggccacccgtGCTCTATGGATCTGCCCTTGTGCCAGCCACTGCTGACCCACCTATGCCCTCCCTTGGGGTGGATGCTGAGCCTGGAGCACCCCAAGTTGCACATCCGTGCCCTACCTGTCTGCGCAAGGATCCCCGAGAGCCCAGCAAGAACAAGGAcccacagcagctgcatctccaTGCTCCAGGGCTGTTGGGCAAAGCGGGGCTGGGacgtggaggagggaggggaatgccTGGCCTGTGTTGCTCCAGACAAGGCTCAGGGACCTGGCACCGACCCATTTATCCCCGCGTGGAGGGGCGGGCAGGGGGAGGATGCCTTTCACCAATCCCGTCTCAGGACAGAATTGGGACATGCCCGTGCATGCCAATTTCATGCTATCATGGGGTGGCAACCACTATTAACCCCTTCCTGTGCAGGGCA
This sequence is a window from Alligator mississippiensis isolate rAllMis1 chromosome 15, rAllMis1, whole genome shotgun sequence. Protein-coding genes within it:
- the LOC102564619 gene encoding serum amyloid P-component isoform X4, with amino-acid sequence MEMQLLWVLVLAGLSGILAQTDLYQKVFVFRNDPSNAYVRVQTKPEQPLQNFTVCLRSFSDQTRPYGLFSYASKAHDSEILIFKLKSGEYRLYVGGEFVMYHVPENRMDWDHVCASWESAMGLATFWINGKPLPRKGLQKGYFISAEAMILLGQKQDGYGGSFDPYNSLTGEMADVYMWEYVLSPAQMRAAYLSLRLPPCALGWRNLQYEIKGDVVVKPRLRESVVL